The following coding sequences lie in one Phragmites australis chromosome 8, lpPhrAust1.1, whole genome shotgun sequence genomic window:
- the LOC133927341 gene encoding squamosa promoter-binding-like protein 12 isoform X2 codes for MGSFGMNWNQKNSMVSDWENLAPSVPNATGNPRNRAMRHGSVNSSGGTLTSSSELGHGSFKSSMSASIDSASKVGNSLEFNFAAVKSHGKNMDKDCRADDSGIPPSSMMAFSHGEPLISLKLGKRTYFENVCGGQDVKGSAPSAMTSPSTVVKKTKVSQQNSQSSYCQVEGCRVDLSSAKDYHRKHKVCEAHSKAPKVVVAGLDRRFCQQCSGFHGLAEFDQNKRSCRRRLTHHNARRRKPQADTISFGSSRLSTMLYDTSQRANLFFSQPPFGQLRSNAVSSWDDLGGFKFMETKFLSMQPTKMVWKLRSRMEPRILGVLSLFCQTVRGVQVQPSSSSLVLMCRLVRYCPSPPLPSPTRSCMPEASGKTTLPLRFRHSDTFDW; via the exons ATGGGTTCCTTTGGGATGAACTGGAATCAGAAGAACTCCATGGTGAGTGATTGGGAAAATTTAGCACCGTCTGTCCCAAATGCAACTGGAAATCCCAGGAACAGAGCTATGCGGCATGGATCTGTGAATTCATCTGGTGGTACTCTCACTTCTAGCTCAGAGCTAGGGCATGGTTCATTCAAGAGCTCCATGTCGGCATCCATTGATTCGGCGTCCAAAGTAGGGAACAGCTTAGAGTTCAATTTTGCTGCTGTCAAAAGTCATGGTAAGAACATGGACAAGGATTGTAGAGCTGACGACTCAGGGATTCCTCCATCATCAATGATGGCGTTCAGCCATGGAGAGCCATTAATCAGCCTGAAGCTTGGAAAAAGGACTTACTTTGAAAATGTCTGCGGAGGACAGGATGTCAAGGGTTCTGCACCTTCAGCCATGACTTCTCCGTCAACCGTTGTCAAGAAGACCAAGGTGTCTCAGCAGAACTCACAAAGCTCATACTGTCAGGTTGAAGGTTGCAGAGTTGATCTGTCTTCTGCTAAAGATTACCATCGCAAGCACAAAGTCTGTGAAGCTCATTCTAAAGCTCCCAAGGTGGTTGTTGCTGGTCTAGACCGCCGTTTTTGCCAACAGTGTAGTGG GTTTCATGGTTTAGCTGAGTTTGACCAGAACAAACGAAGCTGCCGTAGGCGTCTTACTCATCATAACGCGCGAAGGAGGAAACCACAGGCAGATACAATTTCCTTTGGTTCATCACGACTCTCGACAATGCTTTATG ATACAAGCCAGCGGGCAAATCTTTTCTTTAGCCAACCTCCTTTTGGCCAATTGAGAAGCAATGCAGTTTCTTCATGGGATGACTTGGGAGGCTTCAAATTTATGGAAACAAAATTTCTGTCGATGCAGCCAACGAAAATG GTGTGGAAGCTTCGGAGTCGAATGGAGCCCCGGATATTGGgcgtgctctctctcttctgtCAAACGGTTCGTGGGGTTCAAGTTCAACCGTCATCCAGCAGCCTAGTTCTCATGTGCAGGCTGGTGCGGTACTGCCCCTCGCCACCGTTGCCATCACCAACCCGGTCATGCATGCCGGAGGCTTCTGGCAAGACGACCCTCCCCCTCAGATTCAGGCATTCGGACACCTTTGACTGGTGA
- the LOC133927341 gene encoding squamosa promoter-binding-like protein 12 isoform X1, whose product MGSFGMNWNQKNSMVSDWENLAPSVPNATGNPRNRAMRHGSVNSSGGTLTSSSELGHGSFKSSMSASIDSASKVGNSLEFNFAAVKSHGKNMDKDCRADDSGIPPSSMMAFSHGEPLISLKLGKRTYFENVCGGQDVKGSAPSAMTSPSTVVKKTKVSQQNSQSSYCQVEGCRVDLSSAKDYHRKHKVCEAHSKAPKVVVAGLDRRFCQQCSGFHGLAEFDQNKRSCRRRLTHHNARRRKPQADTISFGSSRLSTMLYDTSQRANLFFSQPPFGQLRSNAVSSWDDLGGFKFMETKFLSMQPTKMVGLDELHFSTSQISNTVVDHTVHYHNFDGLMPFKGMDTKVLNQGVEASESNGAPDIGRALSLLSNGSWGSSSTVIQQPSSHVQAGAVLPLATVAITNPVMHAGGFWQDDPPPQIQAFGHL is encoded by the exons ATGGGTTCCTTTGGGATGAACTGGAATCAGAAGAACTCCATGGTGAGTGATTGGGAAAATTTAGCACCGTCTGTCCCAAATGCAACTGGAAATCCCAGGAACAGAGCTATGCGGCATGGATCTGTGAATTCATCTGGTGGTACTCTCACTTCTAGCTCAGAGCTAGGGCATGGTTCATTCAAGAGCTCCATGTCGGCATCCATTGATTCGGCGTCCAAAGTAGGGAACAGCTTAGAGTTCAATTTTGCTGCTGTCAAAAGTCATGGTAAGAACATGGACAAGGATTGTAGAGCTGACGACTCAGGGATTCCTCCATCATCAATGATGGCGTTCAGCCATGGAGAGCCATTAATCAGCCTGAAGCTTGGAAAAAGGACTTACTTTGAAAATGTCTGCGGAGGACAGGATGTCAAGGGTTCTGCACCTTCAGCCATGACTTCTCCGTCAACCGTTGTCAAGAAGACCAAGGTGTCTCAGCAGAACTCACAAAGCTCATACTGTCAGGTTGAAGGTTGCAGAGTTGATCTGTCTTCTGCTAAAGATTACCATCGCAAGCACAAAGTCTGTGAAGCTCATTCTAAAGCTCCCAAGGTGGTTGTTGCTGGTCTAGACCGCCGTTTTTGCCAACAGTGTAGTGG GTTTCATGGTTTAGCTGAGTTTGACCAGAACAAACGAAGCTGCCGTAGGCGTCTTACTCATCATAACGCGCGAAGGAGGAAACCACAGGCAGATACAATTTCCTTTGGTTCATCACGACTCTCGACAATGCTTTATG ATACAAGCCAGCGGGCAAATCTTTTCTTTAGCCAACCTCCTTTTGGCCAATTGAGAAGCAATGCAGTTTCTTCATGGGATGACTTGGGAGGCTTCAAATTTATGGAAACAAAATTTCTGTCGATGCAGCCAACGAAAATGGTAGGTCTTGATGAGCTGCATTTCTCAACCTCCCAGATATCAAATACTGTTGTGGATCACACTGTACATTATCATAATTTCGATGGGCTCATGCCATTCAAGGGAATGGACACAAAGGTCCTCAACCAAG GTGTGGAAGCTTCGGAGTCGAATGGAGCCCCGGATATTGGgcgtgctctctctcttctgtCAAACGGTTCGTGGGGTTCAAGTTCAACCGTCATCCAGCAGCCTAGTTCTCATGTGCAGGCTGGTGCGGTACTGCCCCTCGCCACCGTTGCCATCACCAACCCGGTCATGCATGCCGGAGGCTTCTGGCAAGACGACCCTCCCCCTCAGATTCAGGCATTCGGACACCTTTGA